One genomic segment of Melospiza melodia melodia isolate bMelMel2 chromosome 22, bMelMel2.pri, whole genome shotgun sequence includes these proteins:
- the NR6A1 gene encoding nuclear receptor subfamily 6 group A member 1 isoform X1 — MELEPPAELPEPRAASKGPPRSAADVEQMSSSSPVLPVNSVGNERVDQRTCLICGDRATGLHYGIISCEGCKGFFKRSICNKRVYRCSRDKNCVMSRKQRNRCQYCRLLKCLQMGMNRKAIREDGMPGGRNKSIGPVQISEEEIERIMSGQEFEGEANMSWSNNGDSDHSSPGNGVSESNQPSPVSTPSSSRSVELNGFAALRDQYLGTPVSTHYQYLPHLFSYSAHSALVAPQPRSLEPQSHGLISQLLCAEDLEPLSTPMLIEDGYKVTQAELFALLCRLADELLFRQIAWIKKLPFFCELSIKDYTCLLSSTWQELILLSSLTVYSKQIFGDLADVTSKYSPSDDELHRFSEEGMEVMERLIYLFRKFNQLKVSNEEYACMKAINFLNQDIRGLTNASQLEQLNKRYWYVCQDFTEYKYPHQPNRFPDLMMCLPEIRYIAGKMVNVPLEQLPLLFKAVLHSCKTSVSKE; from the exons ATGAGCGGGTGGATCAGCGAACCTGCCTGATCTGCGGGGACAGGGCCACGGGGCTGCACTATGGCATCATCTCCTGCGAGGGCTGCAAGGGCTTCTTCAAGAGGAGCATCTGCAACAAGCGCGTGTACCGCTGCAGCCGCGACAAGAACTGCGTCATGTCCCGCAAGCAGCGCAACCGCTGCCAGTACTGCCGGCTGCTCAAGTGCCTGCAGATGGGCATGAACCGCAAAG CAATCAGGGAGGATGGCATGCCAggaggcagaaacaaaagcattggacctgtccag ATATCAGAGGAAGAGATTGAGAGAATTATGTCTGGGCAAGAATTTGAGGGAGAGGCAAACATGTCATGGAGCAACAACGGAGACAGTGACCATAGTTCCCCTGGAAATGGAGTTTCTGAGAGCAACCAGCCTTCACCTGTTTCTACTCCATCTTCAAG TAGGTCGGTGGAGCTGAACGGCTTCGCTGCACTCAGGGATCAGTACCTGGGCACGCCGGTGTCCACGCACTACCAGTACCTGCCGCACCTTTTCAGCTACTCGGCGCACTCGGCGCTGGTGGCGCCGCAGCCGCGCAGCCTGGAGCCGCAGTCGCACGGCCTCATCAgccagctgctgtgtgctgaggACCTGGAGCCCCTCAGCACCCCCATGCTCATCGAGGACGG GTACAAAGTGACTCAGGCAGAGCTGTTTGCGCTGCTGTGTCGTCTGGCGGATGAATTGCTTTTCAGGCAGATTGCCTGGATCAAGAAGCTGCCGTTCTTCTGTGAACTCTCCATCAAGGACTATACCTGCCTGCTCAGCTCCACGtggcaggagctgatcctgctctCCTCGCTCACTGTTTACAGCAAGCAGATCTTTGGTGACCTTGCAGATGTCACCTCCAAGTACTCTCCCTCTGACGACGAGCTGCACAG GTTCAGTGAAGAGGGGATGGAGGTGATGGAGCGCTTGATCTACCTCTTTCGCAAGTTCAACCAGCTGAAGGTCAGCAACGAGGAGTACGCCTGCATGAAAGCCATCAACTTCCTAAACCAAG ATATCAGGGGTCTGACCAACgcctcccagctggagcagctgaaCAAGCGGTACTGGTACGTTTGCCAGGACTTCACAGAGTACAAGTACCCCCACCAGCCAAACCGCTTCCCGGATTTGATGATGTGTTTGCCAGAGATCCGCTACATTGCAG GAAAAATGGTGAATGTCCCTCtggagcagctgcctctcctttttAAGGCCGTTCTACATTCCTGCAAGACGAGTGTGAGCAAAGAGTGA
- the NR6A1 gene encoding nuclear receptor subfamily 6 group A member 1 isoform X4: MSRKQRNRCQYCRLLKCLQMGMNRKAIREDGMPGGRNKSIGPVQISEEEIERIMSGQEFEGEANMSWSNNGDSDHSSPGNGVSESNQPSPVSTPSSSRSVELNGFAALRDQYLGTPVSTHYQYLPHLFSYSAHSALVAPQPRSLEPQSHGLISQLLCAEDLEPLSTPMLIEDGYKVTQAELFALLCRLADELLFRQIAWIKKLPFFCELSIKDYTCLLSSTWQELILLSSLTVYSKQIFGDLADVTSKYSPSDDELHRFSEEGMEVMERLIYLFRKFNQLKVSNEEYACMKAINFLNQDIRGLTNASQLEQLNKRYWYVCQDFTEYKYPHQPNRFPDLMMCLPEIRYIAGKMVNVPLEQLPLLFKAVLHSCKTSVSKE, translated from the exons ATGTCCCGCAAGCAGCGCAACCGCTGCCAGTACTGCCGGCTGCTCAAGTGCCTGCAGATGGGCATGAACCGCAAAG CAATCAGGGAGGATGGCATGCCAggaggcagaaacaaaagcattggacctgtccag ATATCAGAGGAAGAGATTGAGAGAATTATGTCTGGGCAAGAATTTGAGGGAGAGGCAAACATGTCATGGAGCAACAACGGAGACAGTGACCATAGTTCCCCTGGAAATGGAGTTTCTGAGAGCAACCAGCCTTCACCTGTTTCTACTCCATCTTCAAG TAGGTCGGTGGAGCTGAACGGCTTCGCTGCACTCAGGGATCAGTACCTGGGCACGCCGGTGTCCACGCACTACCAGTACCTGCCGCACCTTTTCAGCTACTCGGCGCACTCGGCGCTGGTGGCGCCGCAGCCGCGCAGCCTGGAGCCGCAGTCGCACGGCCTCATCAgccagctgctgtgtgctgaggACCTGGAGCCCCTCAGCACCCCCATGCTCATCGAGGACGG GTACAAAGTGACTCAGGCAGAGCTGTTTGCGCTGCTGTGTCGTCTGGCGGATGAATTGCTTTTCAGGCAGATTGCCTGGATCAAGAAGCTGCCGTTCTTCTGTGAACTCTCCATCAAGGACTATACCTGCCTGCTCAGCTCCACGtggcaggagctgatcctgctctCCTCGCTCACTGTTTACAGCAAGCAGATCTTTGGTGACCTTGCAGATGTCACCTCCAAGTACTCTCCCTCTGACGACGAGCTGCACAG GTTCAGTGAAGAGGGGATGGAGGTGATGGAGCGCTTGATCTACCTCTTTCGCAAGTTCAACCAGCTGAAGGTCAGCAACGAGGAGTACGCCTGCATGAAAGCCATCAACTTCCTAAACCAAG ATATCAGGGGTCTGACCAACgcctcccagctggagcagctgaaCAAGCGGTACTGGTACGTTTGCCAGGACTTCACAGAGTACAAGTACCCCCACCAGCCAAACCGCTTCCCGGATTTGATGATGTGTTTGCCAGAGATCCGCTACATTGCAG GAAAAATGGTGAATGTCCCTCtggagcagctgcctctcctttttAAGGCCGTTCTACATTCCTGCAAGACGAGTGTGAGCAAAGAGTGA
- the NR6A1 gene encoding nuclear receptor subfamily 6 group A member 1 isoform X3 produces the protein MKRDSTCMEDERVDQRTCLICGDRATGLHYGIISCEGCKGFFKRSICNKRVYRCSRDKNCVMSRKQRNRCQYCRLLKCLQMGMNRKAIREDGMPGGRNKSIGPVQISEEEIERIMSGQEFEGEANMSWSNNGDSDHSSPGNGVSESNQPSPVSTPSSSRSVELNGFAALRDQYLGTPVSTHYQYLPHLFSYSAHSALVAPQPRSLEPQSHGLISQLLCAEDLEPLSTPMLIEDGYKVTQAELFALLCRLADELLFRQIAWIKKLPFFCELSIKDYTCLLSSTWQELILLSSLTVYSKQIFGDLADVTSKYSPSDDELHRFSEEGMEVMERLIYLFRKFNQLKVSNEEYACMKAINFLNQDIRGLTNASQLEQLNKRYWYVCQDFTEYKYPHQPNRFPDLMMCLPEIRYIAGKMVNVPLEQLPLLFKAVLHSCKTSVSKE, from the exons ATGAAGCGGGACTCGACCTGCATGGAag ATGAGCGGGTGGATCAGCGAACCTGCCTGATCTGCGGGGACAGGGCCACGGGGCTGCACTATGGCATCATCTCCTGCGAGGGCTGCAAGGGCTTCTTCAAGAGGAGCATCTGCAACAAGCGCGTGTACCGCTGCAGCCGCGACAAGAACTGCGTCATGTCCCGCAAGCAGCGCAACCGCTGCCAGTACTGCCGGCTGCTCAAGTGCCTGCAGATGGGCATGAACCGCAAAG CAATCAGGGAGGATGGCATGCCAggaggcagaaacaaaagcattggacctgtccag ATATCAGAGGAAGAGATTGAGAGAATTATGTCTGGGCAAGAATTTGAGGGAGAGGCAAACATGTCATGGAGCAACAACGGAGACAGTGACCATAGTTCCCCTGGAAATGGAGTTTCTGAGAGCAACCAGCCTTCACCTGTTTCTACTCCATCTTCAAG TAGGTCGGTGGAGCTGAACGGCTTCGCTGCACTCAGGGATCAGTACCTGGGCACGCCGGTGTCCACGCACTACCAGTACCTGCCGCACCTTTTCAGCTACTCGGCGCACTCGGCGCTGGTGGCGCCGCAGCCGCGCAGCCTGGAGCCGCAGTCGCACGGCCTCATCAgccagctgctgtgtgctgaggACCTGGAGCCCCTCAGCACCCCCATGCTCATCGAGGACGG GTACAAAGTGACTCAGGCAGAGCTGTTTGCGCTGCTGTGTCGTCTGGCGGATGAATTGCTTTTCAGGCAGATTGCCTGGATCAAGAAGCTGCCGTTCTTCTGTGAACTCTCCATCAAGGACTATACCTGCCTGCTCAGCTCCACGtggcaggagctgatcctgctctCCTCGCTCACTGTTTACAGCAAGCAGATCTTTGGTGACCTTGCAGATGTCACCTCCAAGTACTCTCCCTCTGACGACGAGCTGCACAG GTTCAGTGAAGAGGGGATGGAGGTGATGGAGCGCTTGATCTACCTCTTTCGCAAGTTCAACCAGCTGAAGGTCAGCAACGAGGAGTACGCCTGCATGAAAGCCATCAACTTCCTAAACCAAG ATATCAGGGGTCTGACCAACgcctcccagctggagcagctgaaCAAGCGGTACTGGTACGTTTGCCAGGACTTCACAGAGTACAAGTACCCCCACCAGCCAAACCGCTTCCCGGATTTGATGATGTGTTTGCCAGAGATCCGCTACATTGCAG GAAAAATGGTGAATGTCCCTCtggagcagctgcctctcctttttAAGGCCGTTCTACATTCCTGCAAGACGAGTGTGAGCAAAGAGTGA
- the NR6A1 gene encoding nuclear receptor subfamily 6 group A member 1 isoform X2, whose protein sequence is MELEPPAELPEPRAASKGPPRSAADVEQMSSSSPVLPVNSVGNERVDQRTCLICGDRATGLHYGIISCEGCKGFFKRSICNKRVYRCSRDKNCVMSRKQRNRCQYCRLLKCLQMGMNRKAIREDGMPGGRNKSIGPVQISEEEIERIMSGQEFEGEANMSWSNNGDSDHSSPGNGVSESNQPSPVSTPSSRSVELNGFAALRDQYLGTPVSTHYQYLPHLFSYSAHSALVAPQPRSLEPQSHGLISQLLCAEDLEPLSTPMLIEDGYKVTQAELFALLCRLADELLFRQIAWIKKLPFFCELSIKDYTCLLSSTWQELILLSSLTVYSKQIFGDLADVTSKYSPSDDELHRFSEEGMEVMERLIYLFRKFNQLKVSNEEYACMKAINFLNQDIRGLTNASQLEQLNKRYWYVCQDFTEYKYPHQPNRFPDLMMCLPEIRYIAGKMVNVPLEQLPLLFKAVLHSCKTSVSKE, encoded by the exons ATGAGCGGGTGGATCAGCGAACCTGCCTGATCTGCGGGGACAGGGCCACGGGGCTGCACTATGGCATCATCTCCTGCGAGGGCTGCAAGGGCTTCTTCAAGAGGAGCATCTGCAACAAGCGCGTGTACCGCTGCAGCCGCGACAAGAACTGCGTCATGTCCCGCAAGCAGCGCAACCGCTGCCAGTACTGCCGGCTGCTCAAGTGCCTGCAGATGGGCATGAACCGCAAAG CAATCAGGGAGGATGGCATGCCAggaggcagaaacaaaagcattggacctgtccag ATATCAGAGGAAGAGATTGAGAGAATTATGTCTGGGCAAGAATTTGAGGGAGAGGCAAACATGTCATGGAGCAACAACGGAGACAGTGACCATAGTTCCCCTGGAAATGGAGTTTCTGAGAGCAACCAGCCTTCACCTGTTTCTACTCCATCTTCAAG GTCGGTGGAGCTGAACGGCTTCGCTGCACTCAGGGATCAGTACCTGGGCACGCCGGTGTCCACGCACTACCAGTACCTGCCGCACCTTTTCAGCTACTCGGCGCACTCGGCGCTGGTGGCGCCGCAGCCGCGCAGCCTGGAGCCGCAGTCGCACGGCCTCATCAgccagctgctgtgtgctgaggACCTGGAGCCCCTCAGCACCCCCATGCTCATCGAGGACGG GTACAAAGTGACTCAGGCAGAGCTGTTTGCGCTGCTGTGTCGTCTGGCGGATGAATTGCTTTTCAGGCAGATTGCCTGGATCAAGAAGCTGCCGTTCTTCTGTGAACTCTCCATCAAGGACTATACCTGCCTGCTCAGCTCCACGtggcaggagctgatcctgctctCCTCGCTCACTGTTTACAGCAAGCAGATCTTTGGTGACCTTGCAGATGTCACCTCCAAGTACTCTCCCTCTGACGACGAGCTGCACAG GTTCAGTGAAGAGGGGATGGAGGTGATGGAGCGCTTGATCTACCTCTTTCGCAAGTTCAACCAGCTGAAGGTCAGCAACGAGGAGTACGCCTGCATGAAAGCCATCAACTTCCTAAACCAAG ATATCAGGGGTCTGACCAACgcctcccagctggagcagctgaaCAAGCGGTACTGGTACGTTTGCCAGGACTTCACAGAGTACAAGTACCCCCACCAGCCAAACCGCTTCCCGGATTTGATGATGTGTTTGCCAGAGATCCGCTACATTGCAG GAAAAATGGTGAATGTCCCTCtggagcagctgcctctcctttttAAGGCCGTTCTACATTCCTGCAAGACGAGTGTGAGCAAAGAGTGA